A window of Saccharomyces eubayanus strain FM1318 chromosome XII, whole genome shotgun sequence contains these coding sequences:
- the GIS3 gene encoding Gis3p: MLLNVETNHSVMHGHEHRLIGSMRNDSALHSWNDSSKVFYPKSFYATATNKKNNKLATASLNKTIASTRTVSDQSYFCSSAGAPLDGPAGSRSSNVPTKRKSFKRTRILKARVDSEMSNENRSSFMTPSLSSVLSQVKKSNSVKTVSGDCPIHENLLTQSIKRKFSEETQSDCSSLGSSKDHPLTDNIAEAADAQTPAIDDENQIEAEAPKIKILNMKDLDLFDDWEVKDLVDLFPPVYERHSQPLSDLSPVPSLSDASAKPRPTSVDFQIVNKTGGASRRKSKSKSTTENMIYENDLVELEQWPSTTPSSETKDAAAPNDLLLPNKRIRQKSLNTNFLKLYSIETSCKRKNILPEVEVDDHLLKQLTYSDIWSLEIKKEPKVSTRDIKIALITRKKLWSDMVHETRNDLFGDSTPWNLPFIATASTVPPAPDHEPANEPGTMDPKSSLVRVHSDVKPWFNNRGTMLKPCGKLSLGKVSNKTTAPTRDIQYVVKGWCDARFV; the protein is encoded by the coding sequence ATGCTGCTGAACGTGGAGACAAATCATTCAGTAATGCATGGTCATGAACACCGCCTCATCGGAAGCATGCGCAATGACAGCGCATTGCATTCATGGAACGACTCCTCGAAGGTCTTTTATCCTAAGTCGTTCTACGCCACTGCTaccaacaagaagaacaacaagCTGGCCACTGCCAGCTTGAACAAGACGATCGCGAGTACAAGAACAGTAAGCGACCAGAGCTACTTCTGTTCTTCTGCTGGAGCACCACTCGATGGGCCAGCGGGTTCTCGAAGTAGCAATGTACCCACCAAGAGGAAGAGCTTTAAGCGGACCAGAATACTGAAGGCTCGAGTCGATTCCGAAATGTCAAACGAAAATCGCTCATCTTTCATGACCCCGTCTTTAAGTTCGGTTTTGTCGCAGgtcaagaaatcaaattcTGTAAAGACAGTATCGGGCGATTGTCCGATACATGAGAACCTCTTGACACAGAGCATTAAGAGGAAGTTTTCGGAGGAGACGCAAAGTGactgttcttctttgggCTCGTCCAAAGACCATCCCTTGACAGATAACATTGCAGAGGCTGCCGATGCGCAGACCCCCGCCATCGACGACGAAAACCAGATCGAGGCGGAGGCGCCCAAGATAAAAATACTAAACATGAAGGACCTTGACCTGTTCGATGACTGGGAGGTTAAGGATCTGGTAGACCTGTTCCCACCCGTATACGAAAGACATTCGCAACCGTTGTCTGATCTGTCGCCGGTACCGTCGCTGTCCGATGCGAGTGCAAAACCTCGACCAACCTCTGTGGACTTCCAGATTGTCAACAAAACGGGCGGCGCCTCGAGAAggaagagcaagagcaagTCCACCACAGAAAACATGATATACGAGAACGACCTGGTTGAACTGGAACAGTGGCCTTCCACCACGCCATCTTCCGAGACCAAGGACGCGGCTGCTCCTAACGACCTGCTTCTACCgaacaaaagaataagaCAGAAAAGTTTGAACACAAACTTCTTAAAATTGTATTCCATCGAAACATcttgcaaaagaaaaaatattctacCAGAAGTGGAGGTGGACGACCATCTGCTGAAGCAACTCACATACTCCGATATCTGGTCGTTGGAGATAAAAAAGGAACCCAAGGTCTCCACACGGGACATCAAAATTGCCCTCATCaccagaaaaaaactgtgGTCAGACATGGTCCACGAAACAAGGAACGATCTCTTTGGTGATTCCACGCCGTGGAACCTGCCTTTCATCGCAACGGCGTCCACGGTGCCGCCAGCGCCGGACCACGAACCCGCAAACGAACCCGGAACGATGGACCCAAAGAGCTCTTTGGTTCGCGTGCACTCGGACGTCAAACCTTGGTTCAACAATCGCGGTACAATGCTCAAACCATGCGGGAAACTAAGCTTGGGTAAAGTCTCAAACAAGACTACTGCACCCACAAGAGATATCCAGTATGTCGTAAAGGGCTGGTGCGACGCCAGGTTTGTGTGA
- the NYV1 gene encoding Nyv1p produces the protein MDMVLPKVVAIKGNKVTKVSMNLIDGFDCFYSTDDHDPKTVYVCFTLVDIPKILPIRVLSGLQDYDSNATNELLSSHVGQILDCFHEELVKYRNQTLNSSGNGQSSSGNGQDTISDIGDATEDQIKDVIQIMNDNIDKFLERQERVSLLVDKTSQLNSSSNKFRRKAVNIKEIMWWQKVKNITLLTFTIILFVSAVFMFFYLW, from the coding sequence ATGGACATGGTGTTGCCCAAGGTGGTCGCCATCAAGGGCAACAAAGTCACGAAAGTGTCAATGAACCTCATTGACGGGTTTGACTGTTTCTACTCCACGGACGACCACGACCCGAAAACTGTGTATGTTTGCTTCACGCTAGTGGATATACCCAAGATCTTGCCCATCAGAGTACTGAGTGGGCTACAGGACTATGACTCCAACGCCACGAACGAATTATTGAGTTCGCATGTAGGCCAGATACTAGACTGTTTCCATGAAGAGCTAGTGAAATACCGCAATCAAACCTTGAATAGCTCTGGAAATGGCCAATCTAGTAGTGGTAATGGGCAAGACACCATTAGTGACATTGGAGATGCCACCGAAGATCAAATAAAAGATGTTATCCAGATAATGAATGATAACATCGACAAGTTTTTGGAGAGGCAAGAACGAGTGTCTCTACTAGTGGACAAGACTTCACAACTGAATAGCAGCAGTAATAAATTTAGACGTAAAGCCGTCAACATAAAGGAAATAATGTGGTGGcaaaaagtcaaaaataTTACGCTGCTGACTTTTACGattatactttttgttAGCGCTgtttttatgtttttctatttatGGTAA